In the genome of bacterium, the window AGCCGAATTAAAAAAATTTGCCGGCACTTTTTTCAGCTATGGACCGATGCTGCGCATCCGCTATGCCCCTTCGGTCAAAGTTCATATACTGGTCGACGGCGTACGGCGACGGGTTCAGCCGGAGGGACAGCCTTTTTACTATATTAATGACCTGGATGTACAGATCGAGTGGTATTTCTAAAGCCGTAAACCCGACGTGAGGCTCATTGTGTCGCCAAGACGGGAAATCGTGCAAGACCTGGTGGTCCCCAGCGCGGCGGATCAGATCCAGGTGGTGGAGGAGCAGGCCGAGCGGCTGGCCCGACTCGCCGGCTTTACCGAACAGGAATGCGACAATATCGCCATCGCCATCACCGAGATCGTTGCCAACGCCATCTTTCACGGCAACCGCGGCGATCTGAGAAAAAAAGTCCATGTGCGTTTCACGCTCAATGAACAGGAATTCATTATCGCCGTTCGCGATGAGGGCCTTGGGTTCGATCCGGCGTCCGTGGCTGACCCCCTGCAGCCGGAGAACCTGCTCAAGGATCGCGGCCGCGGCATCTTCATCGTCCGCACTTTGATGGACGATGTGGTTTTCCGTTCTGCGGACGTCGGCACCGAAGTGATATTAATCAAGCGCCTGCTGCGCCGACCGCTTTAGCGGCGGCACACCAAGGACGAGACCAGGTATGGGATGAGCGGTAAGACATTACTTTTTCTTTGGCTGTGGGCGATCGGCTCTTTTGCTCAATCTGCGCGCGAGGCCGACACCCTACGCATCCGTCGATTCCTTTTTGTCGGCAATGATAAAACCCGGGAGGAGATCCTT includes:
- a CDS encoding ATP-binding protein translates to MVQDLVVPSAADQIQVVEEQAERLARLAGFTEQECDNIAIAITEIVANAIFHGNRGDLRKKVHVRFTLNEQEFIIAVRDEGLGFDPASVADPLQPENLLKDRGRGIFIVRTLMDDVVFRSADVGTEVILIKRLLRRPL